Proteins encoded by one window of Roseibium sp. Sym1:
- a CDS encoding ABC transporter ATP-binding protein — MFSVRDVSYSYGAKKALDKVSIQLDAGRFCALLGPNGAGKSTLFSLLTRLLVCTEGSIRIAGYDLAREPRKALARLGVVFQQPTLDLDMSVSWNLSYFAALQGLSGAPVKRRIDAVLDRLDMRERAREKVRDLNGGHRRRMEIARALIHEPDILLLDEPTVGLDTASRTAITSHAHDLADSGLLVFWATHLVDEIRPADDVVILHRGKVLAHETAGELARDGTLADAFTTLTSGAPGQQEVIG, encoded by the coding sequence ATGTTCTCGGTGCGCGATGTCAGCTACAGCTACGGTGCGAAAAAGGCCCTCGACAAGGTGAGCATCCAGCTGGATGCGGGGCGCTTTTGCGCGCTGCTCGGCCCGAATGGAGCGGGCAAATCGACATTGTTCAGCCTGCTGACCCGTCTCCTGGTCTGCACCGAGGGCAGCATCCGGATCGCCGGGTACGACCTTGCCCGCGAACCACGCAAGGCGCTCGCCCGGCTCGGCGTCGTCTTCCAGCAGCCGACACTGGACCTCGACATGTCCGTTTCGTGGAACCTGTCCTATTTCGCGGCGCTGCAGGGCCTGTCCGGAGCTCCCGTGAAACGGCGGATCGACGCGGTCCTGGACCGGCTCGACATGCGCGAGCGCGCGCGTGAAAAGGTTCGCGATTTGAATGGCGGGCACCGGCGCCGGATGGAAATAGCCCGGGCGCTGATCCACGAACCGGACATCCTTCTCCTCGACGAGCCGACCGTCGGTCTCGACACCGCGAGCCGCACGGCAATCACCAGCCATGCCCATGACCTGGCCGACAGCGGGCTCCTGGTCTTCTGGGCAACCCATCTCGTCGACGAAATCCGCCCGGCCGACGATGTCGTCATCCTGCACAGGGGCAAGGTGCTGGCCCATGAAACCGCCGGGGAGCTGGCCCGGGACGGAACGCTGGCCGACGCCTTCACCACGCTCACCAGCGGCGCTCCCGGACAGCAAGAGGTCATCGGATGA
- a CDS encoding ABC transporter ATP-binding protein — protein MIRVDVKSKAFGKTQVLKDVKFTLAPGETLAILGRSGIGKSTLLRLVAGIDPDYSGAIERPASLAFVFQEPTLLPWRNALDNLLLVHPALSRQQALESLARVGLIEKAEMYPGQLSLGQQRRLALARAFAGRPELLILDEPFASLDEKTAAQMIALTRDLLKDVRPATLFVTHERDEARQLADRVLEFAGSPATIVSDTDTPLNVVRPLFQREEVK, from the coding sequence ATGATCCGGGTCGACGTCAAGTCCAAGGCTTTCGGCAAGACGCAAGTCCTGAAGGATGTGAAATTCACCCTCGCGCCTGGAGAAACCCTTGCCATTCTCGGCCGGTCCGGCATCGGCAAATCGACGCTGCTGCGCCTGGTTGCCGGCATCGACCCGGATTACTCCGGCGCCATAGAGCGTCCCGCCTCCCTGGCCTTTGTCTTTCAGGAACCGACGCTCCTGCCCTGGCGCAATGCCCTCGACAACCTGTTGCTCGTGCATCCCGCCCTGTCGCGCCAGCAGGCCCTGGAGAGCCTGGCCAGGGTCGGATTGATCGAGAAGGCCGAGATGTATCCCGGGCAGCTCTCCCTCGGCCAGCAGCGGCGCCTCGCCCTGGCCAGGGCCTTCGCGGGCCGGCCGGAGCTGCTCATCCTCGACGAACCGTTCGCCTCGCTTGACGAGAAAACCGCGGCGCAGATGATTGCCCTGACCCGGGATCTACTGAAGGATGTGCGACCGGCAACCCTGTTCGTTACCCATGAACGGGACGAGGCGCGACAGCTGGCCGACCGCGTTCTGGAGTTCGCGGGTAGCCCCGCAACCATTGTTTCCGACACGGACACGCCACTCAACGTGGTGCGGCCGCTGTTTCAACGGGAGGAAGTTAAATGA
- a CDS encoding ABC transporter permease translates to MLLARLAGDPSVLPPPQGLVEPFLSELASGDLLSSLGITVLRVIAAFVLAMGIGLVLGLVMGTRPAIDRWLDPWLVVFLNLPALVLIVLCYLWIGLNETAAIVAVTLNKIPNVTTIIREGARALNPELKAMAQVYRMRRSVYLRHVILPQLAPFITGAARSGIAVIWKIVLVVEFLGRSNGIGFQIHLYFQLFDVTMVLVYSLSFIGFMLLVEWLLLQPAERRVTAWRHA, encoded by the coding sequence ATGCTTCTGGCAAGGTTGGCCGGCGACCCGAGCGTTCTGCCGCCGCCGCAAGGTCTCGTGGAGCCGTTCCTGTCCGAACTGGCGTCGGGAGACCTGCTTTCCAGCCTGGGCATCACGGTTCTGAGGGTCATAGCGGCGTTCGTCCTGGCGATGGGCATCGGCCTGGTGCTCGGGCTTGTCATGGGAACCAGGCCTGCCATCGACCGCTGGCTGGACCCGTGGCTGGTGGTGTTTCTCAACCTGCCCGCCCTCGTTCTGATCGTGCTGTGCTACCTCTGGATCGGACTCAACGAGACCGCCGCAATCGTCGCGGTCACGCTGAACAAGATCCCGAATGTGACGACGATCATCCGCGAAGGCGCCAGGGCGCTCAATCCCGAACTGAAGGCCATGGCACAGGTCTACCGCATGCGGCGATCCGTCTATCTGCGGCACGTGATCCTGCCACAGCTGGCACCCTTCATCACCGGGGCCGCGCGGTCGGGGATTGCCGTCATCTGGAAGATCGTGCTCGTGGTGGAATTCCTCGGCCGGTCAAACGGCATAGGCTTCCAGATCCACCTCTATTTCCAGCTGTTCGACGTCACGATGGTGCTGGTCTACTCGCTCAGTTTCATCGGCTTCATGCTGCTGGTGGAGTGGCTGCTGCTACAGCCGGCCGAGCGGCGCGTCACCGCCTGGAGGCACGCATGA
- a CDS encoding ABC transporter substrate-binding protein: MPTLRAAVLKIGTVNWELDTITRNGFDKANGFELQVQPYADNGATRVALEGGEVDMAVADWIWVARQRAAGKDYVFIPYSKAVGGVVVPKDSPAQTLQDLKGKKIGIAGGPVDKSWLILRAYGEKEYGFDLADETEQVFGAPPLVFKTALNGETDAAINFWHFLAKMKAAGMRELISVSTASTALGLNPDIPLLGYVLKESYLAENPQMAHALYQASRNAKELLAEDDSAWEPLRDQMNVKSEAQFETLRQDFRAGIPAPGNVAVDDAATFYSLMVRLGGSKLVGEATELPTGLFANVE; this comes from the coding sequence ATGCCGACTCTCAGGGCGGCTGTCCTGAAAATCGGCACGGTCAACTGGGAACTCGACACCATCACCCGCAACGGGTTCGACAAGGCCAACGGGTTCGAACTCCAGGTGCAGCCCTATGCCGACAACGGTGCCACGCGGGTCGCGCTCGAGGGCGGCGAGGTCGACATGGCCGTCGCGGACTGGATCTGGGTTGCTCGTCAGCGGGCCGCCGGCAAGGACTACGTGTTCATTCCCTATTCCAAGGCTGTCGGCGGTGTCGTGGTCCCCAAGGACAGCCCGGCCCAGACGCTGCAGGACCTGAAGGGCAAGAAAATCGGCATCGCGGGCGGCCCTGTGGACAAGAGCTGGCTGATCCTGCGCGCCTATGGCGAGAAGGAATACGGTTTCGACCTCGCGGACGAAACGGAGCAGGTCTTCGGCGCCCCCCCGCTTGTCTTCAAGACGGCGCTGAACGGGGAAACCGATGCGGCCATCAATTTCTGGCACTTTTTGGCCAAGATGAAGGCCGCCGGCATGCGAGAACTGATCTCCGTGTCGACCGCGTCCACGGCGCTCGGCCTGAACCCGGACATCCCGCTGCTCGGCTATGTCCTCAAGGAAAGCTACCTGGCGGAAAACCCGCAGATGGCGCACGCGCTCTACCAGGCCTCGCGCAACGCCAAGGAGCTGCTTGCCGAAGACGACAGTGCGTGGGAACCCCTGCGCGACCAGATGAATGTCAAGTCCGAGGCGCAGTTCGAAACGCTGCGGCAGGACTTCCGCGCCGGCATTCCCGCACCCGGCAATGTGGCCGTGGATGACGCGGCAACGTTCTATTCCCTGATGGTCCGCCTCGGCGGCAGCAAGCTTGTCGGCGAGGCGACCGAACTGCCCACCGGCCTGTTTGCGAACGTCGAGTAG
- a CDS encoding PQQ-dependent catabolism-associated beta-propeller protein, giving the protein MTRPFTTALRIPGLLTGFLGLAASVLPLSGTALANQAFVSNEKGNTVTVIDTETWEATNEFAVGNRPRGIGLSPDGQHLYVCASDDDTIQVIDAQTYEFLWSLPSGPDPELFVLNPDGSKLYVSNEDDNLVTVVDTVKKTVVAEIPVGVEPEGMAVSPDMRFIVNTSETTNMAHFIATEDYKIKHNVLVDQRPRYARFTGDGSILFVSSEIGGTVSVIDMLGETGPELETKIGFEVPGVLPEWLQPVGMRITSDNKWLFVALGPANRVAVIDVESREVVRYILVGQRVWQLEFTPDEKYLLTTNGNSNDVTVIDVDAQEAIKSVQVGQQPWGVVVTPD; this is encoded by the coding sequence ATGACACGGCCCTTCACAACGGCGTTGCGCATTCCAGGTCTCCTGACCGGTTTCCTTGGTCTGGCCGCCTCGGTGCTCCCGCTTTCAGGAACCGCCCTGGCAAACCAGGCATTCGTCAGCAACGAAAAAGGCAACACCGTCACCGTGATCGACACCGAGACCTGGGAGGCGACCAACGAGTTTGCCGTCGGCAACAGGCCGCGGGGCATCGGGCTCAGCCCGGACGGACAGCACCTCTACGTTTGCGCGTCCGACGACGACACCATTCAGGTTATCGATGCGCAGACATACGAGTTTCTCTGGTCGCTGCCCTCGGGCCCGGATCCGGAGCTCTTCGTCCTGAACCCGGACGGCAGCAAGCTCTACGTCTCCAACGAGGACGACAACCTCGTCACCGTGGTCGACACGGTCAAGAAAACCGTGGTCGCCGAGATCCCGGTCGGCGTGGAACCCGAAGGCATGGCGGTGAGCCCTGACATGCGCTTCATCGTCAACACGTCCGAAACCACGAACATGGCGCATTTCATCGCCACGGAAGACTACAAGATCAAGCACAACGTGCTGGTCGACCAGCGTCCGCGATACGCCCGCTTTACCGGGGACGGCAGCATCCTTTTCGTCAGCTCGGAAATCGGCGGCACGGTCTCCGTGATTGACATGCTCGGGGAAACCGGGCCGGAACTGGAAACAAAGATCGGTTTCGAGGTGCCGGGTGTGCTGCCGGAATGGCTTCAGCCGGTCGGCATGCGGATCACTTCGGACAACAAGTGGCTCTTTGTTGCCCTGGGACCGGCCAACCGCGTCGCCGTCATCGATGTCGAAAGCCGGGAGGTGGTCCGCTACATCCTGGTCGGTCAGCGGGTCTGGCAGCTGGAATTCACACCGGACGAAAAATACCTGCTCACCACCAACGGCAATTCCAATGACGTGACCGTAATCGATGTGGATGCCCAGGAGGCCATCAAGTCGGTCCAGGTCGGCCAGCAGCCATGGGGGGTGGTCGTCACCCCGGACTGA
- a CDS encoding ABC transporter substrate-binding protein, whose translation MAVAGMFSPAGAVEVKVGILRIDYPVLAPVSRYDRTPDDLGFAGGQLGNEDNQTTGSFLGNDYSLETLAVTPDDAVAAARELIGKGNRLLVVLGNGEDILRVADAAGEEALVFNASAPDDVLRDSECRSNLIHVAPSRAMLADAVAQFLVWKKWNRWFLIEGSNPDDQKLGEAYRRSAAKFGAKIVEERVFEDTGGSRRTDSGMVLVQRQIPVFTQDAAEHDVIVAADESDVFALYLPFHSWEPRPVAGSAGLRPVNFDPTSEAWGATQFQRRFEKLTGRYIHPEDYNAWLASRVIGEAVTRTSSAEPQSLKEYVLSDEFELAAFKGQKVTFRPWNGQLRQPVLLTDSKITVSVSPQEGFLHQRSPLDTMGLDEPESACTAFDN comes from the coding sequence ATGGCCGTGGCCGGCATGTTTTCCCCGGCCGGTGCCGTTGAGGTCAAGGTCGGCATTCTCAGGATCGACTATCCGGTGCTCGCGCCGGTGTCCCGCTATGATCGGACGCCGGACGACCTCGGCTTCGCCGGCGGCCAGCTTGGCAACGAGGACAACCAGACGACCGGATCCTTTCTCGGCAACGACTATTCCCTCGAGACCCTGGCGGTAACACCCGATGACGCGGTGGCGGCCGCGCGCGAACTCATCGGCAAGGGCAACAGGCTGCTCGTGGTTCTGGGGAATGGTGAAGACATCCTGCGCGTCGCCGATGCCGCCGGAGAAGAGGCGCTGGTCTTCAACGCGAGCGCGCCGGATGATGTGCTGCGCGACAGCGAATGCCGGTCAAACCTCATCCATGTCGCCCCGAGCCGGGCGATGCTCGCCGATGCCGTCGCGCAGTTCCTCGTCTGGAAGAAATGGAACCGCTGGTTCCTGATCGAAGGGTCCAATCCCGACGACCAGAAGCTCGGCGAAGCCTATCGGAGGTCGGCGGCCAAGTTCGGTGCGAAGATCGTAGAGGAACGGGTCTTCGAAGACACCGGCGGGTCGCGGCGCACCGACAGCGGCATGGTGCTGGTTCAGCGCCAGATCCCGGTCTTCACCCAGGACGCGGCGGAGCACGATGTCATCGTGGCGGCTGACGAAAGCGATGTTTTTGCCCTTTACCTGCCGTTCCATTCCTGGGAGCCCCGCCCGGTCGCGGGCTCCGCGGGACTGCGTCCGGTCAATTTCGACCCGACCTCCGAGGCCTGGGGCGCAACCCAGTTCCAGCGCCGGTTCGAGAAGCTGACGGGCCGCTATATTCACCCGGAGGACTACAACGCCTGGCTTGCGTCCCGCGTCATTGGCGAGGCGGTCACACGCACATCGAGTGCGGAGCCGCAGTCGCTCAAGGAGTATGTTCTGAGCGATGAATTCGAACTGGCCGCCTTCAAGGGGCAGAAAGTCACTTTCCGGCCGTGGAACGGCCAGTTGCGGCAACCGGTTCTTCTGACGGACAGCAAGATCACGGTCAGCGTGTCGCCACAGGAAGGCTTTCTCCACCAGCGGTCACCGCTCGACACGATGGGGCTCGATGAGCCTGAATCCGCCTGCACTGCTTTCGACAACTAG
- a CDS encoding DUF3280 domain-containing protein: MKPFLTLAVLLVLTVSATADDFVPGKKVAFLGLGFVDFSTEGAYDGVRADQTERLALLEALIEERFRAEGLVLVDTAPVSKKLANIVNPAKCYGCDVRMAKTLGADFSLVGAVHKVSNLILSEQLILRDANTGDIVRAKSVGIRSNTDASWSHGMNYILKTTFFEE; encoded by the coding sequence ATGAAACCGTTTCTGACGCTCGCCGTGCTGCTTGTCCTGACCGTTTCCGCGACTGCGGACGATTTTGTGCCCGGAAAGAAGGTTGCCTTCCTGGGACTTGGTTTCGTCGATTTTTCGACCGAGGGCGCCTATGACGGCGTCAGGGCGGACCAGACCGAGCGCCTGGCGCTTCTCGAAGCCCTGATCGAAGAGCGGTTCCGGGCGGAGGGCCTGGTTCTGGTCGATACGGCGCCGGTCTCGAAGAAACTGGCAAATATCGTCAATCCGGCCAAGTGTTACGGCTGCGACGTCCGCATGGCGAAAACCCTCGGTGCGGATTTTTCCCTTGTCGGAGCGGTTCACAAGGTCTCGAACCTGATCCTGTCCGAGCAGCTCATCCTGCGCGACGCCAATACCGGCGACATCGTGCGCGCCAAATCCGTCGGGATACGTTCCAACACGGACGCCTCCTGGAGCCACGGCATGAACTACATCCTGAAAACCACTTTCTTCGAGGAATGA
- a CDS encoding SRPBCC family protein, giving the protein MLLRLIAAFSLLLALIVLVSPSQAHGPTRQKLTLTTEVPAAPADVWAVIGNFQDMSWHPAVFSTKGEGGNAIDATRVLTLGEEGGPTISEVLYKYSDEKMSYSYRITDVKVEVLPVTNYSSHLTVKPGKDGGSLVEWRGAFYRGYPNNDPPENLNEEAAIAAVTAVYEAGFDALQKRFSGK; this is encoded by the coding sequence ATGTTGTTGAGACTGATCGCTGCATTTTCCCTGCTGCTTGCCCTCATTGTCCTCGTGTCGCCTTCGCAGGCGCACGGCCCGACACGCCAGAAGCTGACCCTGACGACGGAAGTGCCTGCAGCTCCCGCGGATGTCTGGGCCGTTATCGGGAACTTTCAGGACATGAGCTGGCATCCCGCGGTTTTCTCCACCAAGGGGGAAGGCGGCAACGCCATCGACGCCACGCGGGTCCTGACGCTCGGCGAGGAGGGCGGCCCGACCATCTCGGAAGTCCTCTACAAATACAGCGACGAGAAGATGAGCTACTCCTACCGGATCACCGATGTGAAGGTCGAAGTGCTGCCGGTGACCAACTATTCGTCCCATCTCACGGTCAAGCCGGGCAAGGACGGCGGATCGCTGGTCGAATGGCGCGGTGCCTTCTATCGCGGTTACCCGAACAACGATCCGCCGGAAAATCTCAATGAAGAAGCCGCGATTGCGGCTGTGACCGCTGTCTACGAGGCCGGCTTCGATGCCCTGCAAAAACGTTTTTCGGGGAAGTAA
- a CDS encoding YncE family protein, translating into MTNQNSSDLSILDLENRREIRRIPVPGKPAGVAVSGPLNAFYTVSPDSKTVRRFSMTTCEVLAEARLDGGPMGIAAAPRSGLVFVSDWYEARVFVLDAEALSPAGELATGGAPAGLAVAADESWLATADRDSNQVSIFNLPELTLRARVTVGERPFGIAVDPEGRIHAANVGSDSVTIIDPETATVTATVPVGDRPYGIAFAAGHAFTTDQYADTVSIYRLSDFQSEGTLDVGEAPEGIDATPDGRLIVSTNWFSNTVSLIDPDSVEVIGEIETGDGPRAVGRFIQESSGGEVPCGENHHVD; encoded by the coding sequence GTGACCAACCAGAACAGTTCCGACCTCAGCATCCTGGATCTCGAGAACCGGCGGGAGATCAGGAGGATACCGGTTCCCGGAAAGCCTGCCGGTGTCGCGGTCAGCGGCCCGCTGAACGCCTTCTACACCGTCAGCCCGGACAGCAAGACCGTGCGCCGGTTTTCCATGACCACCTGCGAAGTCCTGGCGGAAGCCCGACTGGACGGCGGGCCGATGGGCATTGCCGCCGCGCCGCGGTCCGGCCTGGTGTTTGTGTCCGACTGGTACGAAGCCCGCGTCTTCGTTCTCGACGCCGAGGCGCTGTCTCCTGCCGGGGAACTGGCAACCGGCGGGGCGCCGGCGGGACTGGCCGTTGCCGCGGACGAAAGCTGGCTTGCCACGGCCGACCGGGATTCCAACCAAGTCTCGATCTTCAATCTGCCTGAGCTGACGCTCCGGGCCCGCGTCACGGTCGGCGAGCGGCCCTTCGGCATCGCGGTGGATCCGGAAGGCCGCATCCACGCGGCGAATGTCGGGTCGGACAGCGTCACCATCATCGATCCCGAGACGGCCACGGTCACCGCGACCGTTCCGGTCGGCGACAGGCCCTATGGCATCGCCTTTGCCGCGGGCCATGCCTTCACCACCGACCAGTACGCGGACACCGTCAGCATCTACCGGCTGTCCGACTTCCAGAGCGAAGGCACCCTGGATGTCGGTGAAGCGCCGGAAGGCATCGACGCGACGCCCGACGGCCGGCTCATCGTGTCGACCAACTGGTTTTCCAACACGGTCAGCCTGATCGATCCCGACAGCGTCGAAGTCATCGGCGAGATCGAGACCGGAGACGGACCGCGCGCGGTTGGAAGGTTCATTCAGGAAAGTTCCGGAGGAGAAGTCCCATGCGGGGAAAACCATCACGTCGATTGA
- a CDS encoding quinoprotein dehydrogenase-associated SoxYZ-like carrier, which yields MRGKPSRRLSLRVCLALAAAALLLPDPAAAADASWPDLRAELYGQRFLAVSDDVISISAPYRTDNDARTSISVRLAAPDGHMIRGFHLILDENPMPVSAQLVFAQPLTDFEFAATMRVNGPTPVHAVAELENGQLFMAEGFVKTSGTGACAAPPGTDPEEALATLGQMELLIRPRTDTASLVRNLREGQVSDMALDVQISHPSHSGMQMDQISLLYIPMRYVETLDIDLNGAPFVTMTGSISLSENPEVTVSVPSGTRRVRAKLTDTDGTESEVERDLTDY from the coding sequence ATGCGGGGAAAACCATCACGTCGATTGAGCTTGCGGGTCTGTCTGGCGCTGGCCGCCGCCGCGTTGCTGCTGCCGGATCCGGCAGCAGCCGCTGACGCCAGCTGGCCTGACCTGCGCGCGGAACTTTATGGACAGCGCTTCCTCGCCGTTTCCGACGATGTCATCAGCATCAGTGCTCCCTACCGCACCGACAACGATGCCCGCACCAGCATTTCCGTCCGGCTGGCGGCTCCCGATGGACACATGATCAGGGGATTTCATCTGATCCTGGACGAGAATCCGATGCCGGTCTCGGCGCAGCTCGTTTTCGCCCAGCCGCTGACCGACTTCGAATTCGCCGCAACGATGCGGGTCAACGGCCCGACGCCGGTTCATGCCGTGGCCGAACTCGAGAACGGCCAGCTGTTCATGGCGGAGGGTTTCGTCAAGACCTCCGGCACGGGCGCGTGCGCGGCCCCTCCGGGCACCGATCCGGAAGAGGCCCTGGCAACCCTCGGGCAGATGGAACTGCTGATCCGGCCGCGCACGGATACCGCGAGCCTCGTGCGCAATCTGCGGGAAGGTCAGGTCAGCGACATGGCGCTGGATGTGCAGATCAGCCATCCGAGCCATTCCGGCATGCAGATGGACCAGATCTCCCTGCTTTATATTCCCATGCGCTATGTCGAAACCCTGGACATCGATCTGAACGGTGCCCCGTTTGTCACGATGACCGGCAGCATTTCCTTGAGCGAAAACCCCGAGGTCACGGTATCGGTGCCATCGGGCACCCGCCGGGTCAGGGCGAAACTCACGGACACGGACGGTACGGAATCGGAAGTCGAGCGGGACCTGACCGACTATTGA
- a CDS encoding PQQ-dependent catabolism-associated CXXCW motif protein, which translates to MQTAQPAAKLQVRAPDRRSRVRLFALLGLAAVFLLPAPLLAQDVPEPSGYRGEPYRAPVPDTLQGGHVVSTEEAHALWQEGDTAFIDVLPRAPKPKNLPAGTIWRDKRRLSIPGSIWLPNVGYEQIADTTADYFRAGLTKASGSDAAHPVLFFCLDDCWMSWNAAKRALEYGYRTVYWYPEGTDGWDFEDYPLEELKPEPEPQ; encoded by the coding sequence ATGCAAACCGCGCAGCCAGCCGCCAAGCTTCAAGTCCGGGCACCGGACCGGCGAAGCCGTGTGCGCCTGTTTGCCTTGCTCGGTCTGGCGGCAGTCTTCCTGCTGCCGGCGCCGCTCCTGGCCCAGGACGTCCCCGAACCGTCCGGATACCGGGGGGAACCCTACCGCGCACCGGTCCCCGACACGCTTCAGGGCGGTCATGTCGTCTCGACGGAAGAGGCGCATGCGCTCTGGCAGGAAGGCGACACCGCCTTCATCGACGTTCTGCCCCGCGCACCCAAGCCGAAAAACCTGCCAGCCGGAACCATCTGGCGCGACAAACGGCGCCTGTCGATACCGGGCAGCATCTGGTTGCCGAATGTCGGCTACGAGCAGATCGCGGACACCACGGCCGACTATTTCCGCGCCGGGCTGACGAAAGCCAGCGGCAGCGACGCGGCGCATCCCGTCCTGTTCTTCTGCCTCGATGACTGCTGGATGTCCTGGAACGCGGCCAAGAGGGCGCTCGAATACGGCTACCGGACTGTCTACTGGTATCCGGAAGGAACCGATGGCTGGGACTTCGAAGACTACCCTCTTGAAGAACTCAAGCCCGAACCGGAACCGCAATAG
- a CDS encoding substrate-binding domain-containing protein — translation MRPLAAGAALSAAFCTTALTAAAQTSDLVSHNAFRVCADPANLPMSDEAGAGYENKLAELMAAKLDLPVAYTWYPMATGFIRNTLRANRCDVVMGYAQGHEMVLNTNHYMTSAYTLIVPRDSDLAEVTQLSDARLKDKRIGIVAGSPPATHMAHNGLMTRAKPYSLMVDRRYESPTVDMLEDLSSGDIDAAILWGPIGGPLVKQGYPAFKVTPLMQETLPPRLFFRITMGVRQGEKVWARKLNSQIRRNRAEIDALLIEAGVPLLNDMGTALYGEE, via the coding sequence CTGAGGCCGCTCGCGGCAGGCGCCGCGCTCAGCGCCGCCTTCTGCACCACGGCACTGACCGCCGCGGCGCAGACGTCGGACCTGGTGTCACACAACGCGTTCAGGGTTTGCGCGGACCCGGCCAATCTGCCCATGTCCGACGAGGCGGGCGCCGGATATGAAAACAAGCTGGCGGAGCTCATGGCCGCGAAGCTGGACCTGCCGGTGGCCTATACCTGGTACCCGATGGCCACGGGTTTCATCCGGAACACGCTCCGGGCCAATCGCTGCGACGTGGTGATGGGCTATGCCCAGGGTCACGAGATGGTGCTGAACACCAATCACTACATGACGTCTGCCTACACGCTGATCGTTCCAAGGGACAGCGACCTGGCGGAGGTGACACAGCTCTCCGACGCGCGTCTCAAGGACAAGCGGATCGGCATTGTCGCCGGTTCGCCGCCCGCCACTCACATGGCCCACAACGGGCTGATGACCAGGGCAAAACCCTACAGCCTCATGGTCGACCGGAGGTATGAATCGCCGACGGTCGACATGCTGGAGGATCTTTCCTCCGGAGACATTGACGCGGCCATCCTGTGGGGCCCGATCGGCGGACCCCTTGTCAAACAAGGCTACCCGGCATTCAAGGTCACGCCCCTGATGCAGGAAACCCTGCCGCCGCGACTGTTCTTCCGCATCACGATGGGCGTTCGGCAAGGGGAAAAGGTCTGGGCCCGGAAGCTGAATTCGCAAATCAGGCGCAATCGGGCGGAAATCGACGCCCTCCTGATCGAGGCGGGCGTGCCGCTTCTGAACGACATGGGAACCGCCCTTTACGGCGAAGAATGA
- a CDS encoding c-type cytochrome, methanol metabolism-related — translation MRNLKVFLAAATLVAGTASGPLAEELDHDANIKAAYSEDGRYFTAEDIPTYNITEDGTVDWPTYSGFRRYHSECHVCHGPEGEGSTYAPALKTSVLTMDYYEFLEVVTNGRQKVNASEKSVMPELGSNPNVMCYINDIYVYLKARGTDALGRGRPGKKEPKTDVIREDESACLAQ, via the coding sequence ATGCGAAATCTGAAGGTCTTCCTGGCAGCCGCCACTCTGGTCGCCGGCACCGCATCGGGGCCGCTGGCCGAAGAGCTCGACCATGATGCGAACATCAAGGCAGCCTACAGTGAGGACGGCCGGTATTTCACGGCAGAAGACATTCCGACCTACAACATCACGGAAGACGGCACCGTCGACTGGCCGACCTATTCCGGTTTCCGGCGGTATCACTCCGAATGCCATGTCTGTCACGGTCCCGAGGGCGAAGGATCGACCTATGCCCCGGCACTCAAGACCTCCGTGCTGACCATGGACTATTACGAGTTTCTCGAGGTGGTGACCAACGGACGCCAGAAGGTGAATGCCTCCGAAAAATCCGTCATGCCTGAACTCGGCAGCAATCCGAACGTCATGTGCTACATCAATGATATCTACGTCTACCTGAAGGCGCGCGGAACGGATGCCCTGGGACGCGGACGCCCGGGGAAGAAAGAGCCCAAAACGGACGTCATTCGGGAGGATGAAAGTGCCTGCCTTGCGCAATAA